CGAATCGAGCACCGAGACAGCCACGGAGTCACCGACAGCCACAGAGACGACTGAAGCAGAAGGGACAGCTACATCAACGGAAACCTCAACGGCAGCAGATACTCCACAGTCGACAACTACCACGTCAACTCAAACGCCGACCGAAGCCACAACAGCAACTGATACGGCAACTTCAACGGACTCAGCAGCTGAATCCGAGACTGAGACTGATACCGAGACCGAGACATCAACTCCTGAATCAACCGACACGTCAACACCCACTGAAACATCCGAACCAACTGAGACAGCCACAGAAACCGACACACCAACCGAANACTCCTGAATCAACCGACACGTCAACACCCACTGAAACATCCGAACCAACTGAGACAGCCACAGAAACCGACACACCAACCGAAACGCCCGAATCAACCGAGACACCAACTGAAACGTCTACTCCGACGGAAACATCCACCCCGACGGAGACACCAGAACCTACCGAAACCCCACCGGAACCACCAACAGTTACTCCGGACCCGACAGAGACGCCGACACCGACCACAACTGAAACGTCCACTCCAACGGAAACGCCTACTGAAACGCCGCCTGAACCGCCGACAGAGACGCCGGACCCGACAGAAACACCGGAACCCCCTGAAACCAACACACCGACTCAAACGCCAGAACCTACCGAGACACCAGAATCTACCGAGACGCCACCTGAGCCACCAACCGATGGCTCTGACGACGATGCTGACAATGGAAACGAAGACTCGACTCCAAACGAAGCGGCGAGCGCAGATGACACTGAGACGAATTCTTCTACATCAGCAGCCAGCACTCCGGGAACGAACGGGACACAAGAGGGAAGCAACGAATCAGCAAATGCCAGTCTGATCGCTGGCCCCCACAAGTCGATATACCGATAAGCCACTGAAATACATTTACCGTCGGGAGATTTTAGATTGTAGTTCAGATTAACCGATAGAAAGCAGAGAGCAGTGTCACCGGATCTCGTTTGTCTCCTCCAGAGGGGTGGAAAACCCATGCCCTACCTCGACGACACCTACACCAAACCCGTTCTCGACTCGCTCACCGACGTTCGTCAGCAGACTGGCCACGGCTGGTCGCGCGTGTTTCGCGATTGGATCGATATCGTCTTCACGAGCCTCCAACGCGACGACGACAGCCACGACGAGATGGTCGATCGATACGAGAGCGATTTCGGCGAAGAGACGACGCAGACTGCTTTCGAGGCATATTCGGAAGGGTTCGCCAACTTGCTCGCAGCGATGGAAAAGACCGACGCCGACGTACTCGGATGTTTGTACCAGGAATACGGCGCTCCATCCGAAGAAAACGGACAGCACTTCACGCCACCGCCCACTGCACGATTGCTCGGTGGAATGATGCTCCCCACCGATGAGAAAATCGAGAGCACAACTCCAGACGACCCGCTCACTATCCATGATCCTACCTGCGGGAGTGGCAGTCTCCTTGTCGGTGCAGGCCAACGCCTCGAAGAACTCGCTGACTCTCCATACGCCGCACTGTTCTTCGGACAGGACATCGACATCAGGTGTGCCAAGATGACCGCGATCAATTTCGCTATCCGAGGACTTCCTGGGTTTGCGATTCATGGTGATTCGCTCAAAGCCGATCCGATGGCCGCGTGGAAGGTCAGGCCCTCGAAAGGGCTGATGGGTGCGCCGAGCCAGGAATGTGAGCCTCCACAATTCCTGTCCACATCGGGAGATGAGGCCGCTGACGGTTCGACACCGCCCACAGCGACAGATGGCGCGGACGAGGCTGGAGAACGGAATGTCCAGGTCGACGTGGACGTGGAGCTGGATACGCAGCAGACCCAGTTCGCTGCATTCACCGACGGTGATAGCGGCGCTGACCAGTGAAGACAGCTCAATTTCTCACTCGGTGTGGGGAGTGTCCGAATTCAGGCATTTTCCCATGTCCAGATCCCATCCACCAGCACCAGCAACTGGCACCACATCAGAGCAAACAGACTCGCGGGCAGTTGGGAACGGTGACAACATTGCCGCCGCCCGTCAAGCGGACTACGTCGCGTTTCTCCACCGCCATCCGTTCGCCACCGACGCCTACGATCTCGGCTTTCTCCCCGGCATCCGCGAGGACTACTCACTTCAGATCGACGACTTCGCAAACGTCGAAACGCCCGTTCTGATGGTTGATAACGATTTTCATGACCCCGATATCGACCGATACGTTGCATGCATCCGAGAACTCCCCGAGCAGCCGTGGGTGTGTGTTCTCGGCGATGCTACGACGCCTGAGCAGGCTTATGAATATACACGGCTCGCCCGATCGCTCGTCAACGAGTTTCCCACCACCGAGTTCGTGATCGTCCCGAAGTGTCCCGAGGCGTTCGAAATCATCGACGAGCAGTTCGTTCTCGGCTATCCGATGGGATACTCAGACATCCAGGCGACCGATATCAGTACCATGAGCGATTGGCGGGGGCGGCGCATCCACCTGCTCGGCGCGAGCCCGCCCAAGCAATTCGAGGTGATAGAGCAACTGACGCAGCCGACGATCACGGGTGATCCACCTGCGGATATCGTCGATCTTGACTGGAATGGCCCGCAACGCGTCGCGTATCTCGGCGAATACTGGAGCCGCGAGGGCTGGCAGTCCGCCGATCACCTCTCGATCCGAGCGACAGTTAGAAAGAGCCTCCACGAGATGCGAAAGTTCTGGCAAGAACGCGGAGTCTGGCCGACCGATACGCCAATAGAGAGTGTCGGAGCAGCTGTGCACGAACCGGACGACCCAGTGTTCACAGCCACTGGTGAGTCGATTCGAGAGTACGAGATGCTCGAAGACGCGATTATTGTTGAATATGGGAACGGTCAGACACTCGCATATCAATCTGAAACCGAACGCGCATACGTCGAATATCACTCTGAAACCCTGACTACATGATATCAAATTTGCTTGTCAAATACACTTGATCAGTGTGGAAGATTCAGTGGAGAGTCGCCTCTATCGATTTGTTGTGAGATGAAAACCCATGCTGTGTAGGCCCACCTCTATCGACTTGTTCTTGTTGTCAAGTTAGCCGGGTTGTCGACAACACCCTCACCCCTATCGATTTGTTCAAGGGACGATCTACTGATTGATCTGTGCGTTCACAACAGAGCGGAGCTCATCATCGTGGACGTCATCAAGCCGTGAATCTTCCCGAAGCGTCTCAATGATAGTCTCCGGATTCTCACCAAACGTAAACTCGAGGTAGCTTCCCGAATGTGGTCCCTGACTCTTCCGTTCAGTCTCGACCAACGAATACGTCGTGAGCTCCTTCATTTTATTCACGTACGTCTCCTGATGGTATTGTTCGGAATCAAGGGTGTCCGTCAGGTACTGATATACTCTGTATCCGGGCGGGCTTTTCGCTGCACCCGTTCCGGTTTCACGAGCAACAGCTGCAGTCGCAAAGAGACAGAGTTTTTTCTGCGTGCTAATACCACGAGTTACCTCTAACACGCGATTTTTCTCAACTTTATCTTGAGCTTCACGAACGTGTTGCTCACGAACTTCATCGGCGTTTGTTTTTTCAGCGATCGATCCCGCTGTTCGCATCAGGTCGATTGCTTTCCGGGCGTCTCCGTTGGTTTGTGCGGCAAAGGCTGCTGCGAGTGGGATGACGTCGCCACTAAGAGTATCCTCATGGAAAGCATCTTTCCGAGCGCGAAGGATCTCTCGGAGCTGGGTAGCGTCGTAGTCACTGAAGTGAACGTCCTCAGGCGTGAACGAACTAAGTGCTCGACTGCCCACGTTCTCCATCATCTTCGTATCGTTAGTGATGGCAGTCACGGAAACTTGTGCAGTGATATCGTCGGTGCTACCAGCACGAGAAAGCTGATAGAGAAGCCGGGAGAAGGCTGGTTCATCCTTATCTCGACGACCGACGAGCATGTCGAGTTCATCGAGGATGAAAACCACTGTATCATAGTGTTCGTTGATGAGGCGGTAGAGTTCGCGCCATTTTTTCTTGTTTGGGACGCCATGCTCTGGAACTTCGACAGTCGTACCGATATCATTCGCCACCTTTCGGGCGAGCTCGTAGACGGCTGACCCGATGGTCCCAACGTTCTGGCAGTTCATTTGGATAACGCCGAACCGAATATTTCGACTTTCGCAAAGTTCGACGATATTCTCACAGACAGCATTAATGATGAGGGATTTTCCAGTCCCAGAAGGTCCATACAGGAGGAGGTTTGGCGGTCGTTCGTTACTAATCGCGACGCGAAGGTGTTGGGTGATGCTTGTGAGCTGGGTGTCGCGACCAACAATACGATCTTCAGCGACGATCTCGTTCGGTTCGAGGAGAGATCGGTTCTTGATGAGACTTGCGGCTTCCTCTTGCTCAAGGATGAGATCTTTAATGGAACCCGTGGACTCGGGAGTATCCTCGGAACCGGGACCCGTGGGCATACCCCACCCCACTCTATCAGGATACTAAAAAGTTCCTCTGTCGATTTCTTTTCTACTGCAATAACGGTCAAAAGCAGAGTTATGGCGGGGTATAGCATTCTCTTTGTTGACCTCCGACGATTTGTTAGGATGCTTCCCTAGTCCGACTCAAGGAGTATTCAGAACACCCTCTCACCTCTATCGATTTGTTCTATCCACAAAGGAAGGGGGTAGTGACATCCTCCCCACCCTACCGCTCGCCTGACGGCTCGCGCTTGAGGGTGGGGCTTCCTGTTTCCGCGACGTGGTTTGCAGCGACCAGCTGAAACGCGGTCGCCGTAGGGACCACGGTCTCCGCAGGCGTCGATTCGGCACTGCCCGTGCCTATATTCAGTTTGTCGAGACCACGCTGGAGGACGTTCCACGCGGCGTTTTCGTCCCGGTCGGCCTCGAACCCACACGCCGGACATGAATGCTCGCGGACCCACAACGGTTTGTCCGTCGAAACGCCGCATCGAGCGCACTCTTTGGTCGTTCCGGCAGGTTCGACCGCCACGAAGTGCGTACCTTCGCGTTCGCACTTCCACTTCAGGAGTTTGCGGAACGTCGCCCACGCCGCACTCGCACGGTTGTGCGAGTTCGACGGGAGTTCCAGCAACCCCTTCGCGTCCAACTTTTCGACCGCCACGAGGTCATAGGTCTTCGCGTACCACGTCGAGAGTTTGTGGAGAAAGTCGCGGCGCTTTCGCTTGATGTCGGCGTAGCGGCGTGCAACCTTCTGTTGCTGTTCGCGGTGGTTGTTCGAGCCGTGTTCCTTGCGGGAGAGAACACGCTGTTCGTGTTCCAGCCGCTCTTCTTCGGCGGAGAGGTCCACCGACCCGACGGCGTGACCGTCGGTGTCGTGGGCGTATTTCAGGATACCCACGTCGATACCGACGACGTTCTCCGGTTCGTCGGGTTTCGGTGGGGCGCTCTCGTTCGTTTCGAGTTGGAGCGAGGCGTACCAGCGTCCGGTCGTTTCGCGCTTGACGACGACGCCTTTCATGGTGGCGTCGTCGGGCAACTCGCGGTGAGCAACCACGGGTACATTGCCAATCTTGTTGAGGTATAATCGGTCGCGGCCACTCGTTTTCTTGAGTTCGAAGCCGGACTGGTTGTATTCGAAAGAGTGATAGTACCCGTTTCCCTTCCACTTGAGTTTGCCTACGTCGTGGCCTTTGTCCTTCTTTTTCTTGAGATTCGACCGGGCGGTGTAGAGCCGGTCTACGACCTTTTGCAGGACTTTCGAGTTGACCTGCTGAAGGTCAGTCCACCACTGCTTGAGGTCGGGAAGGCGGTTCTGTTCGGAGAACGACGACGATATGTCGTCATTCCGATTCATCCGATGCAGGAAGTGATTGTAGACTTGCCTACAAGTGTCCAGCGTCCACGCTAACCGATCTCGTTGAGCGGGCGTGGGGTTGAGCCGGAACCTGTAGGCGAACTCCATGATGGGTTGGGATTACTCGTCGTCTGAATCGGTGTCAGGTTCGCTGACGCGAACCACTTTCACGTCCGCGCCGAGCCACCGTTTCGGAACGAGAACGTAGGCACCGTTGCCGGTGGGTTTCGCCTCGCCGTCGTGGACTTCGTGGCCTTCGATATCGAACCGATCCATCAACTATGTTTAGACTTCGTTTGGACTTAAGTATATCGGTCGTGGTCCAGTCAGCCGACAGGCCGACACTGCGGAAGACAAGATGATGACGGCGGGCGTATCCCCTCCCTACTGTGCTCCTTGTCCGCCGTTCGGTGGACTGCGGTGATCGTTGAGGAAGGGGCATTATCCGCCTGCACCGCCGGTAAACCATCTCAGGATCAATCTCTAATGCACTTGGCCTGCTTTGCCTGTTAACCTGTGTACTGATTTCTTCTCTTCCTTCCTAGTTCTAGGTGATGATTAGCTAGAGGAGACACACCCCTATCGATTTGTTCAAACGTCACTCTACCATCTTATTTCCTTAATTGATTATCTAATATCTAATGGTAATAATTGAAGATGTTATATATCGACATGCTTTCCTTCTCCGGTCTTAGTGAACTATCTCGGATTCGAACCCCAAGGTACTCGCCCTATTCATCTGTAGAGCTGAGAATTGTTTCTTCGTTCTTTTCTGATTCTAGATGGTAGTAGACTAGAAGAGACACACCTCTATCGATTTGTTCCTTTCCAGGGTAGCTGCCTGACTTTGGCAGTATTAGCTGAATTGTAGGGCTAATCCCTCATCCTCAACGAGCACCTTCGTTCGCCTCCACTCCCCATACACCCCCTATTTCGTCGGAACAAATCGATAGAGGTGCGAGGGTGGTTCCGGGTGAACGAACCCCGCGGTCAAGCCGCGGGGCTTCCTGTTTCGACGACGCGCTGTGCATTCGCCCGAACCGAGGCGAACGTAGGGAGCGCAGTCTGCACAGGCGTTGATTCGGAGCGTCCCGCCCCTATCTGACCGTCTGAAACGAATTTGTCGAGTCCTCGGTCAAGGACGTTCTTCGCCGCGTTCAAGTCGCGGTTTTCCTCGTGCCCGCATGCCGGGCACAAGTGTTCCCGTATCCAGATTGGTTTTATGTCGGAATTACCGGCGCGGTGGCTGGCGAAACGATTCAACGGTACATTGAGCGGACGGCCCACGAGTAAGAGTTTACGCGATTCACCCTTGAAGCCAATTTCCGAGGCGGTTCACAATCCCTGTGGACAAATACCCGAAATCGTTAACATTCACAGCTGAGTACTCAGTCTGTGGACGAAATCGTTGGTTGGCTTCGAGACCGTCCATACTATCGCAACCAGATCAAAACTCATCAGGTGATGGAGGGTCGGACAGGCAGCTATGGCGATGTAGGTGTCGAATCTCGGCTCGAACGAGCGCTTGAGCGGCGAGGGATAGACCAGTTCTACCAGCATCAGACGGCTGCTATCGACGCGATCCGCGACGGCGAGAATGCCGTCATCGCCACACCAACCGCCAGCGGCAAGAGTCTCATCTACACTGTCCCCGCAGTCGAGCGCGCGCTTGATCACGACGGGCGTACGCTGTATATCGCGCCCCAGCGTGCGCTCATCAATGACCAAGAAACGAGCTTTACCGACCTCACGGATGATCTCGGCCTCGGAGCCACCGTCGACGTGGGCCAATACACCGGCCAGCTCTCACAGACTGAAAAACGCGCCGTGCGGGGCGACCAACCGCATATCGTCTTGATGACGCCCGATCTCCTGCATTATGGCGTTCTTCCGCATGACCATCTCTGGGAGTGGTTCTTTCGCCAGCTCGATACCATCGTCATCGACGAGGTCCACGAGTATCGGGGTATCTTCGGCAGCCAGATCGCGCTGGTCATGCGCCGGCTCACCCGGATGTGCGAGCGGTACAACAGCAACCCACAGTTCATCTGCTGTTCGGCCACCATCGGCAATCCCGCCGAACACGCTGGAAACGTTACCGGCCAGTCCGCCGAGTCGTTTTCCGTCATCGACGAGGATACCAGCACCACCGGCGCGACTCACTGGCTGTTCTGGAACCCACCACCAGTCAAAGACGAGTCTCAATCGGGCACAGATACATCACACCCAGCACCGAGTGAGCGTGAACCCGAGCCACAGCCACCGACAATGACGTCGGACGGTGGCGAAGTGCTTCCAGCACCAGCGCCTCCTTCAACAGACATCGATACTTCATCTGACGCACAGTCGGCTCCAACTACCGACGACAGCGGCGAAGGCGAGACTGAGGCGTCAGTAGAGCCTGAATCTGGTGGAGAGCGCAAATCGAACCACGCCGAAGCCGTCCGGCTGTTCTGTGACCTCGTGACGCGGGGATATCAGACGCTCGTGTTCACACGGACGCGCCAGGGGGCCGAACGATGTGCCGAGTGGTCGGCAGCCGAACTCCACAAGCGCGGCAACCACGAGCCCGCCAACGCGATCACCGCCTATCAAGCCGCACTCAAACAGGACCGTCGCGAGGAGATCGAAGACGGCCTCCACGATGGGTCAATCCCGGGCGTCTGGTCGACGAGTGCGCTCGAACTTGGCGTCGACGTGGGTGGGCTCGATGTGGTGATCCTCGACAGGTATCCGGGCACGCGAATGCAGACCCACCAGCGTGCGGGACGAGCAGGTCGGGGTCGGGATGCGAGTCTCGTAACGCTCGTCGGCGGTCGCGACCAGCTCGACCAGTATCTGATGGGTCATCCCGACGTGTTCTTCGAGGGCAACCCCGAAGAGGCGGCGGTCAACCCCGCCAACGACCAGCTCATGCCCGACCACGTGCTCAGTGCCGCCCGAGAATCGTGGCTCTCGCCCGCTGATGAACAACACTTCGGCGAAAGGTTCCCGGAGTTCGTTACCCAACTCGAAAGCGAGGGGCTTCTCGAACGCCGGAACACGAACAAGGGCGTACGGTGGACCTACGCGGGTGACGGTAGTCCCCAACACGAGATGAGCATTCGGGCTATCGACGATCGCGAGATACAGATCCGTGATCGGCTTAATGAGACAGATCTCGCCAGCCTCTCGTATGACGACGCACTCCGGGATGTCCACCCCAACGCGATTTATCACCATCAGGGAGAGAAATACGAGGTGGTCGATCTCGATCTCGAGCGTGACATCGCGTTTCTCGAATCCACAGAGCTGTCCTACTACACGCAAGCACTCACCGACAAGGCAATCTCGGTCAACGAGATCCTCGATGAAACGACGCTCGCCACCCATTCCGGCGTCACGGTGGGGTTTGCGGATATCGAGTTCCGCGAGCAGGTCACAAAGTATCTCCGATGTACGCAGGGCAATGACGACGATGGTGAGCCCATTCCGTTGCCTGAACCACTGCCGCCGACCGAGCTCCGGACGCGAGCGCTGTATTTCACGATTCCGCCGGCCATTAAGCAGAACCTCAGAGCTGAGAGCGACGTCGACGACGGGTTCGAGGGAGCAATCCACGCGGTCGAGCACGCGATGATCTCACTGTTTCCGCTCGAATTCCTGTGTGATCGGCGCGATATTGGTGGGCTCTCGACACCGCTGCATCCTCAGACGGCCAAGAGTACGATCTTCATCTACGACGGGTATCCCGGTGGTGTCGGCCTTGCGCGTGGGGGTTACGAGCGCGTCGAGGACCTCCTGCGAGAGACGCGGAGACTACTCGCTGACTGTCCCTGCGAAAGTGGGTGTCCGGCGTGTATCCAATCGCCGCACTGTGGCAACGCGAACGATCCGCTCGACAAGGGACTCGCACTCTCGCTGCTCGATTACTTGCTCGGTGACGCGACCATTGAACCGAACCACCACGAGACGGATGGAGTCGACAACGCGAGACAACAGGACCCCATTGAGAACAAACCCGAAGTCGAAGTCGAAACCGCCATCGATTCGGTAGCAACAAACGAGAATAGTGGCGGAACAGACGATATCGACCACTATCCAGCGACACCGGAAACGCCGGAAACGGACAAGAGAACTGTCGTCGCTGAACAAATCGCGACTCACTCACAAACCAATGTCGACACTGAGACAGTCGCTGAAACGCTTGCTAAGTTGGAAGGCTACGATATCGAGCCCGAAACAGCGAAACCACCACTCTTGGAGCTGTACGGTGTAGCCGGCCCATCAATCTACGATATCCCCGGCATCGGACCAGTTCGAGGTCATCACCTCTTCCGGGCTGGGTATCATACGCCCGAGGCGATTGCAGCGGCGTCATCTGGCGATCTGACTGACAATGTCCCCTACCTTACCGAGTGGGTCGCTTCCAAGATACAACCATCGGCCGAAGAATTCATTGACGATTAACAACAGATTGGTGCGGTGATGGTTTGTCTTCCCCATGGAGGCGTGGAGGAACGTACACATGCCATCCGCGACTTCCGCCGATAACGCTGGGACCGAGACCACAAGCAGTCAACGGACTGTTATTGGTGACCTCGCACGTGGAGCACTAGCCGAGACAGAGGCTGACGGCGAAACCGTGAAAATGACCGTGCTTCACGAACTCTATCGCCACCAGCCTGCCGTATCGCTCGAAGATGTCCTCGAACTCAACGTGCTGATTGCCGCTCCGGAACCAGGACCGCTCGAAGAGCGCGTTGCTGCAGTCCTCACGGAGGCGGTCGCACAGCACGACAGCTGGACGGACACCCCGCAAGCACCATCGGCCAGCGAGAGTACTTCTGTCCCGACTACGGAGGGTCACTGATGGACGCGCAGGCGAGAATCGGAACCGATGGCGGGACTGACGAGGACAGCGAGGATGCGGCCAGCGGGGAGCGCATTCTTGACGGTCTCCCACCAGAGAAATTGCTCGACACGAACGACGTGAGCCGAATTCGCGCCGGCATCCACTGTATGGGCTCCGTTGAGACGGTCAAGCAGTACGTTGCCTACGAAAACAGCAACGAACAACGCGACCACATTCTTCGACTGCTCCAACAGCGCGCGACAGAACTCCGCGAACAAACGTAGTCGCCTTTTGTCCATCACTGATGACCATCCCGGAGCTTCCTCCCTATTTCGTCGGTGCATTTATACACTTCCTGTCAGTACAACTGAGTGGAGTAGATATTCGATGGTTCGCCAAGACGGCAAACGGAACTTCGGTTTGCGTGAATCGGATGGCAGCGAATCCAGCGTGTTCTCAGGGAACTACCCACGGCAGGCAGCCATGAAAGCCGCTCGGCGGCTTACTCCTGCCTCGTCAGAGGCAGACGCCGACCAGCAGGAACTCCGCCTCCGTGAACGCGGCACCGACAAACTCCATGTGTACGAGGCGTGGGCGTGGGAGGAGGATGCGCCCGAGGACGGCCCCGAATGGCTCTCTGGGACCATCATCGAAGCCAACGTCGCAAAGCAGAGCATCGAACACCTCGACGAATAGTACTGGTTTCTGACCGCCGCACCAGAAGGAATTGCGGACAGAGTGGGGTGTCGGAGTTATCGCCAACTGTAATTTTTCATCCCTCAGGAGGGGTGGAGGCACAATCGATGAGTCACGACACGCGTCGCAAACCACCAGTTGAGGAACCTAGCCGACATCAGCATCCCGCCGCCGAAACCGTTGCACACCTCTCGAAAACTACCTACCAACAGCGGGTCGAGACGCTTGCCGAGCGGATACTGCCACGAC
The Halococcus salifodinae DSM 8989 genome window above contains:
- a CDS encoding N-6 DNA methylase, whose translation is MPYLDDTYTKPVLDSLTDVRQQTGHGWSRVFRDWIDIVFTSLQRDDDSHDEMVDRYESDFGEETTQTAFEAYSEGFANLLAAMEKTDADVLGCLYQEYGAPSEENGQHFTPPPTARLLGGMMLPTDEKIESTTPDDPLTIHDPTCGSGSLLVGAGQRLEELADSPYAALFFGQDIDIRCAKMTAINFAIRGLPGFAIHGDSLKADPMAAWKVRPSKGLMGAPSQECEPPQFLSTSGDEAADGSTPPTATDGADEAGERNVQVDVDVELDTQQTQFAAFTDGDSGADQ
- a CDS encoding DUF6610 family protein, with product MSRSHPPAPATGTTSEQTDSRAVGNGDNIAAARQADYVAFLHRHPFATDAYDLGFLPGIREDYSLQIDDFANVETPVLMVDNDFHDPDIDRYVACIRELPEQPWVCVLGDATTPEQAYEYTRLARSLVNEFPTTEFVIVPKCPEAFEIIDEQFVLGYPMGYSDIQATDISTMSDWRGRRIHLLGASPPKQFEVIEQLTQPTITGDPPADIVDLDWNGPQRVAYLGEYWSREGWQSADHLSIRATVRKSLHEMRKFWQERGVWPTDTPIESVGAAVHEPDDPVFTATGESIREYEMLEDAIIVEYGNGQTLAYQSETERAYVEYHSETLTT
- a CDS encoding orc1/cdc6 family replication initiation protein, with amino-acid sequence MPTGPGSEDTPESTGSIKDLILEQEEAASLIKNRSLLEPNEIVAEDRIVGRDTQLTSITQHLRVAISNERPPNLLLYGPSGTGKSLIINAVCENIVELCESRNIRFGVIQMNCQNVGTIGSAVYELARKVANDIGTTVEVPEHGVPNKKKWRELYRLINEHYDTVVFILDELDMLVGRRDKDEPAFSRLLYQLSRAGSTDDITAQVSVTAITNDTKMMENVGSRALSSFTPEDVHFSDYDATQLREILRARKDAFHEDTLSGDVIPLAAAFAAQTNGDARKAIDLMRTAGSIAEKTNADEVREQHVREAQDKVEKNRVLEVTRGISTQKKLCLFATAAVARETGTGAAKSPPGYRVYQYLTDTLDSEQYHQETYVNKMKELTTYSLVETERKSQGPHSGSYLEFTFGENPETIIETLREDSRLDDVHDDELRSVVNAQINQ
- a CDS encoding RNA-guided endonuclease InsQ/TnpB family protein — protein: MEFAYRFRLNPTPAQRDRLAWTLDTCRQVYNHFLHRMNRNDDISSSFSEQNRLPDLKQWWTDLQQVNSKVLQKVVDRLYTARSNLKKKKDKGHDVGKLKWKGNGYYHSFEYNQSGFELKKTSGRDRLYLNKIGNVPVVAHRELPDDATMKGVVVKRETTGRWYASLQLETNESAPPKPDEPENVVGIDVGILKYAHDTDGHAVGSVDLSAEEERLEHEQRVLSRKEHGSNNHREQQQKVARRYADIKRKRRDFLHKLSTWYAKTYDLVAVEKLDAKGLLELPSNSHNRASAAWATFRKLLKWKCEREGTHFVAVEPAGTTKECARCGVSTDKPLWVREHSCPACGFEADRDENAAWNVLQRGLDKLNIGTGSAESTPAETVVPTATAFQLVAANHVAETGSPTLKREPSGER
- a CDS encoding DUF2080 family transposase-associated protein, which translates into the protein MDRFDIEGHEVHDGEAKPTGNGAYVLVPKRWLGADVKVVRVSEPDTDSDDE
- a CDS encoding DEAD/DEAH box helicase, translating into MEGRTGSYGDVGVESRLERALERRGIDQFYQHQTAAIDAIRDGENAVIATPTASGKSLIYTVPAVERALDHDGRTLYIAPQRALINDQETSFTDLTDDLGLGATVDVGQYTGQLSQTEKRAVRGDQPHIVLMTPDLLHYGVLPHDHLWEWFFRQLDTIVIDEVHEYRGIFGSQIALVMRRLTRMCERYNSNPQFICCSATIGNPAEHAGNVTGQSAESFSVIDEDTSTTGATHWLFWNPPPVKDESQSGTDTSHPAPSEREPEPQPPTMTSDGGEVLPAPAPPSTDIDTSSDAQSAPTTDDSGEGETEASVEPESGGERKSNHAEAVRLFCDLVTRGYQTLVFTRTRQGAERCAEWSAAELHKRGNHEPANAITAYQAALKQDRREEIEDGLHDGSIPGVWSTSALELGVDVGGLDVVILDRYPGTRMQTHQRAGRAGRGRDASLVTLVGGRDQLDQYLMGHPDVFFEGNPEEAAVNPANDQLMPDHVLSAARESWLSPADEQHFGERFPEFVTQLESEGLLERRNTNKGVRWTYAGDGSPQHEMSIRAIDDREIQIRDRLNETDLASLSYDDALRDVHPNAIYHHQGEKYEVVDLDLERDIAFLESTELSYYTQALTDKAISVNEILDETTLATHSGVTVGFADIEFREQVTKYLRCTQGNDDDGEPIPLPEPLPPTELRTRALYFTIPPAIKQNLRAESDVDDGFEGAIHAVEHAMISLFPLEFLCDRRDIGGLSTPLHPQTAKSTIFIYDGYPGGVGLARGGYERVEDLLRETRRLLADCPCESGCPACIQSPHCGNANDPLDKGLALSLLDYLLGDATIEPNHHETDGVDNARQQDPIENKPEVEVETAIDSVATNENSGGTDDIDHYPATPETPETDKRTVVAEQIATHSQTNVDTETVAETLAKLEGYDIEPETAKPPLLELYGVAGPSIYDIPGIGPVRGHHLFRAGYHTPEAIAAASSGDLTDNVPYLTEWVASKIQPSAEEFIDD
- a CDS encoding non-histone chromosomal MC1 family protein; this translates as MVRQDGKRNFGLRESDGSESSVFSGNYPRQAAMKAARRLTPASSEADADQQELRLRERGTDKLHVYEAWAWEEDAPEDGPEWLSGTIIEANVAKQSIEHLDE